A DNA window from Streptomyces sp. 71268 contains the following coding sequences:
- the lepA gene encoding translation elongation factor 4, whose protein sequence is MPAIPTHVPEPSRTDPALIRNFCIIAHIDHGKSTLADRMLQLTGVVEQRQMRAQYLDRMDIERERGITIKSQAVRLPWAPTEGEFQSSTHVLNMIDTPGHVDFTYEVSRSLAACEGCILLVDAAQGIEAQTLANLYLAMENDLTIIPVLNKIDLPAAQPEKFAAELAHLIGCDPSEVLKVSAKTGEGVAELLNRVVDTVPAPVGDADAPARAMIFDSVYDSYRGVVTYVRVIDGQLNKRERIRMMSTGAAHELLEIGVSSPEMTASDGLGVGEVGYLITGVKDVRQSKVGDTITAFSKGATEPLGGYKDPKPMVFSGLYPLDGSDYPELRDALDKLQLNDAALVYEPETSAALGFGFRVGFLGLLHLDVIRERLEREFGLDLIATAPNVVYRVIMEDGAEHTVTNPSEFPTGKIAEVYEPVVRATVLAPSEFIGAIMELCQARRGTLLGMDYLSEDRVELRYTLPLAEIVFDFFDQLKSKTRGYASLDYEPTGEQTASLVKVDILLHGDKVDAFSAITHKDKAYSYGVRLVAKLRELIPRQNFEVPIQAAIGSRVIARETVRAIRKDVLAKCYGGDISRKRKLLEKQKEGKKRMKMVGSVEVPQEAFIAVLSSDSDGGDAKAKK, encoded by the coding sequence GTGCCCGCGATCCCTACCCACGTGCCGGAGCCGAGCCGTACCGATCCGGCTCTCATCCGTAACTTCTGCATCATCGCGCATATCGACCACGGCAAGTCCACGCTCGCCGACCGGATGCTCCAGCTGACTGGTGTGGTGGAGCAGCGGCAGATGCGCGCGCAGTACCTGGACCGTATGGACATCGAGCGTGAGCGTGGCATCACGATCAAGTCCCAGGCGGTCCGGTTGCCCTGGGCGCCCACCGAGGGCGAGTTCCAGAGCTCCACCCACGTCCTGAACATGATCGACACCCCGGGCCACGTGGACTTCACCTACGAGGTCTCCCGCTCGCTCGCCGCGTGCGAGGGCTGCATCCTGCTCGTGGACGCGGCCCAGGGGATCGAGGCGCAGACCCTCGCCAACCTGTACCTGGCGATGGAGAACGACCTCACGATCATCCCGGTCCTCAACAAGATCGACCTGCCGGCCGCGCAGCCCGAGAAGTTCGCCGCCGAACTGGCACACCTCATCGGCTGCGACCCGAGCGAGGTGCTGAAGGTCTCGGCGAAGACCGGCGAGGGCGTGGCCGAGCTGCTGAACCGCGTGGTGGACACGGTGCCCGCGCCGGTGGGCGACGCCGACGCCCCGGCCCGCGCGATGATCTTCGACTCGGTCTACGACTCGTACCGCGGCGTCGTCACCTACGTCCGTGTGATCGACGGCCAGCTCAACAAGCGCGAGCGCATCCGGATGATGTCCACGGGCGCCGCGCACGAACTCCTGGAGATCGGCGTCTCCTCGCCCGAGATGACGGCGTCCGACGGGCTCGGCGTCGGCGAGGTGGGTTACCTGATCACCGGCGTGAAGGACGTCCGCCAGTCCAAGGTCGGTGACACGATCACGGCGTTCAGCAAGGGCGCCACGGAGCCGCTCGGCGGCTACAAGGACCCCAAGCCGATGGTGTTCTCGGGCCTGTATCCGCTGGACGGCTCGGACTACCCGGAGCTGCGGGACGCGCTCGACAAGTTGCAGCTCAACGACGCCGCGCTGGTCTACGAGCCGGAGACGTCGGCCGCGCTCGGCTTCGGCTTCCGCGTCGGCTTCCTCGGCCTGCTGCACCTGGACGTGATCCGGGAGCGGCTGGAGCGCGAGTTCGGCCTCGACCTGATCGCCACCGCCCCCAACGTGGTCTACCGCGTGATCATGGAGGACGGCGCGGAGCACACGGTCACCAACCCGAGCGAGTTCCCCACCGGCAAGATCGCCGAGGTGTACGAGCCGGTGGTGCGGGCCACGGTGCTGGCGCCCAGCGAGTTCATCGGGGCGATCATGGAGCTGTGCCAGGCCCGCCGCGGCACGCTGCTCGGCATGGACTACCTCTCCGAGGACCGCGTCGAACTGCGCTACACGCTGCCGCTGGCCGAGATCGTCTTCGACTTCTTCGACCAGCTCAAGTCCAAGACGCGTGGGTACGCCTCGCTCGACTACGAGCCCACCGGCGAGCAGACCGCCTCGCTGGTCAAGGTGGACATCCTGCTGCACGGCGACAAGGTGGACGCCTTCTCCGCGATCACGCACAAGGACAAGGCGTACTCCTACGGCGTGCGCCTGGTGGCCAAGCTGCGCGAGCTGATCCCGCGGCAGAACTTCGAGGTGCCCATCCAGGCCGCGATCGGCAGCCGCGTCATCGCCCGTGAGACGGTGCGCGCGATCCGTAAGGACGTGCTCGCGAAGTGTTACGGCGGCGACATCTCCCGTAAGCGCAAGCTCCTTGAGAAGCAGAAGGAGGGCAAGAAGCGCATGAAGATGGTCGGCAGCGTGGAGGTGCCGCAGGAGGCGTTCATCGCGGTGCTGTCCTCGGACTCCGACGGCGGGGACGCCAAGGCGAAGAAGTAG
- a CDS encoding long-chain fatty acid--CoA ligase: MTDTQALLDNRPPSMATLFVERVAATPEREAYRYPIPPASGEGPSDWGSMSWAETADRVYAIAAGLIDLGLGSEERVALASSTRVEWILADLAVLCAGAATTTIYPSTNDGETAFILSDSGSRVLIAEDAEQLRKARASRADLPALERVVVIEEADAVPADGDPEGWVLSLAELERRGAKYLAKHPDSVRDRVRGLRSDQLATLIYTSGTTGRPKGVRLPHDAWAYMGRAIEAIELLEEEDIGYLWLPLAHVFGKVLVAGQLAVGHTTAVDGRVDKIIENLPVVRPTYMAAVPRIFEKVYNGVAAKAREGGAAKYKIFKWAAEVAREYARVSQDNFRATGTASVPLGLRTKHGIADKLVYAKLRAAFGGRLRACVSGSAALAPDIGYFFAGAGINILEGYGLTESSAASFVNPRDYRTGTVGKALPGLEVRIADDGEILLRGPGIMAGYHGLPERTAEVLEPDGWFHTGDIGELSPDGYLRITDRKKDLIKTSGGKYIAPAEVEGQFKAVCPYVSNILVHGADRNYCTALIALDEPSIMDWAKENGLAGKDYAEVTAARETQELIDGYVRQLNEGLQRWQTIKKFRLLPRDLDIEHGELTPSLKLKRPVVEREYKALIEEMYAGAREA, translated from the coding sequence GTGACCGACACCCAAGCCTTGCTCGACAACCGGCCGCCATCGATGGCCACGCTCTTCGTGGAGCGCGTCGCGGCGACACCCGAGAGGGAGGCGTACCGCTATCCGATCCCGCCCGCGTCGGGCGAGGGGCCGTCGGACTGGGGGTCGATGAGCTGGGCCGAGACGGCCGACCGCGTCTACGCCATCGCGGCCGGCCTCATCGACCTGGGGCTGGGTTCCGAGGAGCGGGTCGCCCTGGCGAGCAGCACCCGGGTCGAGTGGATCCTCGCGGACCTGGCCGTCCTCTGCGCCGGCGCCGCCACCACCACGATCTACCCGTCCACCAACGACGGGGAGACGGCGTTCATCCTCTCCGACTCCGGTAGCCGGGTGCTCATCGCCGAGGACGCCGAACAGTTGCGCAAGGCCCGCGCGAGCCGCGCCGACCTGCCCGCGCTGGAGCGCGTGGTGGTGATCGAGGAGGCCGACGCGGTGCCGGCCGACGGCGACCCGGAGGGCTGGGTGCTCTCGCTCGCCGAGTTGGAGCGTCGGGGCGCGAAGTACCTGGCCAAGCACCCGGACAGCGTGCGGGACCGGGTGCGGGGCCTGCGGTCCGACCAGCTCGCCACGCTCATCTACACCTCCGGCACCACCGGGCGCCCCAAGGGCGTACGCCTGCCGCACGACGCCTGGGCCTACATGGGCCGCGCCATCGAGGCCATCGAACTCCTCGAAGAGGAGGACATCGGCTACCTGTGGCTGCCGCTGGCGCACGTCTTCGGCAAGGTGCTGGTCGCCGGGCAGCTCGCGGTCGGGCACACCACCGCGGTCGACGGTCGCGTCGACAAGATCATCGAGAACCTGCCGGTGGTCAGGCCGACGTACATGGCCGCCGTGCCGCGCATCTTCGAGAAGGTCTACAACGGCGTCGCGGCCAAGGCCCGGGAGGGCGGTGCGGCCAAGTACAAGATCTTCAAGTGGGCCGCCGAGGTCGCGCGCGAGTACGCCAGGGTCTCCCAGGACAACTTCCGAGCCACCGGCACCGCCAGCGTCCCGCTCGGCCTGCGCACCAAGCACGGCATCGCCGACAAGCTCGTCTACGCCAAGCTGCGCGCGGCCTTCGGCGGGCGGCTGCGGGCCTGTGTCTCGGGCTCGGCCGCGCTCGCCCCCGACATCGGCTACTTCTTCGCGGGCGCCGGGATCAACATCCTGGAGGGGTACGGGCTCACCGAGTCCAGCGCCGCCAGCTTCGTCAACCCGCGCGACTACCGCACCGGCACCGTCGGCAAGGCGCTGCCCGGCCTTGAGGTGCGTATCGCCGACGACGGCGAGATCCTGCTGCGCGGCCCGGGCATCATGGCGGGCTACCACGGGCTGCCGGAGCGCACCGCCGAGGTGCTGGAGCCGGACGGCTGGTTCCACACCGGCGACATCGGCGAACTGTCCCCGGACGGCTACCTGCGCATCACCGACCGCAAGAAGGACCTGATCAAGACGTCGGGCGGGAAGTACATCGCGCCGGCCGAGGTCGAGGGCCAGTTCAAGGCCGTGTGCCCGTACGTCTCCAACATCCTGGTGCACGGCGCGGACCGCAACTACTGCACGGCGCTGATCGCGCTGGACGAGCCGTCGATCATGGACTGGGCCAAGGAGAACGGGCTGGCCGGCAAGGACTACGCCGAGGTCACCGCGGCGCGGGAGACGCAGGAGCTGATCGACGGCTACGTACGGCAGCTCAACGAGGGCCTCCAGCGCTGGCAGACGATCAAGAAGTTCCGGCTGCTCCCCCGCGACCTGGACATCGAGCACGGCGAACTCACGCCGAGCCTCAAGCTCAAGCGCCCGGTCGTCGAGCGCGAGTACAAGGCACTCATCGAGGAGATGTACGCCGGCGCGCGCGAGGCATAA
- a CDS encoding SpoIIE family protein phosphatase translates to MGTGVNAQWGARGAEAVGAYEGDGTAVPRPDALVPGAPPGSASATVPAPGRICRTALPGDVLAPAAARRFVRDALADWAAHGMPQGELITGQLRDDAVLLVSELVTNAVVHAGTGVVVRCALEPAEAPEPGATLYAEVTDHHPARAVRGQSALYEAAPEAVGTVDGLPRAGAVGVAAGTVARGGARAVVGGGDRPGSGLRLVGTIADSWGTIYRRASKTVWFRLPVGPAPAEGPTPTPGSAYAEGGATPAREAGSSDRDPGDQDPGDRTPGADLRTANVLAPALRETAQDRGAPELLSHGGLSFLAEASDLLAGQFDADKVALLAGQLLVPRLADWCAVWLETADAGPAAPWVWHASESEMAELRRQVGERPPTLPTTARGRAVPWPWPGDPAAAGPGGAALACGLVTGGRSVGTLLIGRSGLRQLPDEVARLFEDLARRVALAVVAARQYTRQAQISEVLQRGLLPSGLAAIPGMDTAVVYEPAGGTCAGGDFYDVFPAGDGRWCFALGDVCGNGPEAAVVTGLARPVLRLLAREGYGVTEVLDRLNRTLGEKAVEAAASAVAAEGPGESRFLSLLYGELVPYDGLDGPAPYDGPDGSVPHGEPAPRGGLAPHGETVSPGESVPGDGPMAYGEPRGEGRSGPAGEGARGARRGVRCTLASAGHPLPLLLRADGGVVARAAPQLLLGVLDGVRYESETFDLLPGETLLCVTDGVTERRSDHAQFDDDDGLARALAMCAGLSAQEVAQRVRTAVHAFGAAPPNDDLAMLVLKAAP, encoded by the coding sequence ATGGGTACGGGTGTGAACGCGCAGTGGGGCGCCCGCGGCGCCGAGGCCGTAGGAGCGTACGAGGGGGACGGTACGGCGGTCCCGAGACCTGACGCATTGGTCCCCGGCGCTCCGCCCGGCAGCGCTTCCGCCACTGTCCCGGCCCCCGGGCGCATCTGCCGCACGGCCCTGCCCGGTGACGTGCTGGCGCCGGCCGCGGCGCGGCGGTTCGTGCGGGACGCGCTGGCTGACTGGGCCGCGCACGGGATGCCGCAGGGCGAGCTGATCACGGGTCAACTCCGAGACGACGCCGTGCTGTTGGTGAGTGAACTGGTCACCAACGCCGTGGTGCACGCCGGCACCGGCGTGGTCGTGCGCTGCGCACTGGAGCCGGCCGAGGCGCCCGAGCCCGGGGCCACGCTCTACGCGGAGGTGACCGACCACCACCCGGCCCGCGCCGTCCGTGGCCAGTCAGCGTTGTACGAGGCGGCGCCCGAGGCCGTCGGCACGGTCGACGGGTTGCCGCGCGCCGGCGCGGTCGGGGTCGCCGCGGGGACGGTCGCGCGCGGGGGCGCGCGAGCCGTGGTGGGCGGCGGCGATCGACCCGGCAGCGGTCTACGGCTGGTCGGCACCATCGCCGACTCCTGGGGCACGATCTACCGCCGGGCCAGCAAGACGGTGTGGTTCCGGCTACCGGTGGGGCCCGCGCCCGCCGAGGGCCCGACACCCACCCCGGGGAGCGCGTACGCCGAAGGGGGCGCTACGCCGGCGCGCGAGGCGGGTTCCAGCGACCGAGACCCCGGCGACCAGGACCCCGGCGACCGGACTCCCGGCGCCGACCTGCGGACCGCGAACGTGCTGGCCCCCGCGCTCCGCGAGACCGCGCAGGACCGTGGCGCGCCGGAACTGCTCAGCCACGGCGGCCTCTCCTTCCTGGCCGAGGCGTCCGACCTGCTGGCCGGCCAGTTCGACGCGGACAAGGTGGCCCTGCTGGCGGGCCAGCTTCTGGTGCCGCGGCTGGCCGACTGGTGCGCGGTGTGGCTGGAGACCGCGGACGCCGGACCCGCCGCCCCCTGGGTCTGGCACGCCAGCGAGAGTGAGATGGCCGAGTTGCGACGCCAGGTGGGGGAGCGCCCGCCGACCCTGCCGACCACCGCCAGGGGCCGCGCGGTGCCCTGGCCGTGGCCCGGCGATCCTGCCGCGGCGGGACCCGGCGGCGCGGCGCTCGCCTGCGGACTGGTCACCGGCGGCCGGTCGGTGGGCACGCTGCTGATCGGCCGGAGCGGGCTGCGCCAGCTTCCGGACGAGGTGGCGCGGCTCTTCGAGGACCTCGCGCGCCGGGTCGCGCTCGCGGTCGTGGCCGCGCGCCAGTACACCCGACAGGCGCAGATCAGCGAGGTACTCCAGCGCGGACTGCTGCCCAGCGGGCTGGCCGCGATCCCCGGCATGGACACGGCGGTGGTCTACGAGCCGGCCGGGGGCACCTGCGCGGGCGGCGACTTCTACGACGTCTTCCCGGCCGGTGACGGACGCTGGTGCTTCGCGCTCGGCGACGTGTGCGGCAACGGCCCGGAGGCGGCCGTCGTCACCGGCCTGGCCCGCCCGGTGCTGCGCCTGCTCGCCCGCGAGGGCTACGGCGTCACCGAGGTCCTGGACCGGCTCAACCGCACCCTGGGCGAGAAGGCCGTCGAGGCGGCGGCCTCCGCCGTCGCGGCCGAGGGGCCGGGGGAGTCCCGGTTCCTGTCCCTGCTCTACGGCGAACTGGTGCCGTACGACGGGCTCGACGGGCCGGCGCCGTACGACGGGCCCGACGGGTCGGTGCCGCACGGCGAGCCGGCGCCCCGAGGCGGGCTGGCGCCGCACGGCGAGACGGTGTCGCCTGGCGAGTCCGTGCCGGGCGACGGCCCGATGGCGTACGGGGAGCCCCGGGGCGAGGGCCGGAGCGGTCCGGCGGGGGAGGGCGCGCGAGGCGCGCGGCGCGGCGTGCGGTGCACGCTGGCCAGCGCCGGGCATCCGCTGCCACTGCTTCTGCGGGCCGACGGCGGGGTGGTGGCGCGGGCGGCGCCGCAGCTCCTGCTGGGGGTGCTGGACGGCGTGCGGTACGAGAGTGAGACCTTCGACCTGCTGCCGGGCGAGACGCTGCTGTGCGTGACGGACGGTGTCACCGAGCGCAGGTCGGACCACGCGCAGTTCGATGACGACGACGGCCTGGCGCGGGCGCTGGCGATGTGCGCCGGGCTCAGCGCGCAGGAGGTGGCCCAGCGCGTCCGCACGGCCGTGCACGCGTTCGGGGCGGCGCCGCCCAACGACGACCTGGCGATGCTCGTGCTCAAGGCGGCGCCCTGA
- the hemW gene encoding radical SAM family heme chaperone HemW, with translation MPSALPDGEPMPDDGALPRHALDGAGARPLGFYLHVPYCATRCGYCDFNTYTASELRGSGGALASRDNYAAMVADEVRLARKVLGDDPRPVETVFVGGGTPTLLDAADLVRMLAAIRDEFGLAPGAEITTEANPESVDERYLATLREGGFNRVSLGMQSARQHVLKVLDRTHTPGRPERCVELARAAGFEHVNLDLIYGTPGESDADWRASLDAALGAGPDHVSAYALIVEEGTQLARRIRRGEVPMTDDDVHADRYLIAEETLTAAGFAWYEVSNWATTEAGRCRHNELYWRGADWWGAGPGAHSHVGGVRWWNVKHPGAYAQALTEGRSPGAGREVLSAEDRRVERILLELRLADGCPLDILAPAGARAAERALSDGLLQPDPYERGRAVLTLRGRLLADAVVRDLVD, from the coding sequence ATGCCTTCTGCACTGCCCGACGGTGAGCCCATGCCCGACGACGGGGCGCTGCCGCGGCACGCCCTGGACGGGGCCGGGGCGCGACCGCTCGGGTTCTACCTGCACGTTCCGTACTGCGCGACCCGCTGCGGATACTGCGACTTCAACACCTACACCGCCAGCGAGCTGCGCGGTTCCGGCGGCGCGCTCGCCTCCCGGGACAACTACGCCGCGATGGTCGCCGACGAGGTGCGGCTGGCACGCAAGGTGCTTGGGGACGATCCGCGCCCCGTCGAGACCGTCTTCGTCGGCGGCGGCACGCCGACCCTGCTGGACGCCGCGGACCTGGTGCGGATGCTGGCGGCGATCCGCGACGAGTTCGGCCTGGCCCCCGGGGCGGAGATCACCACCGAGGCCAATCCGGAGTCCGTGGACGAGCGCTACCTGGCCACGCTGCGCGAGGGCGGCTTCAACCGCGTCTCGCTCGGCATGCAGAGCGCGCGCCAGCACGTGCTGAAGGTGCTCGACCGCACCCACACCCCGGGCCGCCCCGAGCGCTGTGTGGAGCTGGCCCGCGCCGCGGGGTTCGAGCACGTCAACCTCGACCTGATCTACGGGACGCCGGGGGAGAGCGACGCGGACTGGCGGGCCTCCCTCGACGCCGCGCTCGGCGCCGGCCCCGACCACGTCTCGGCGTACGCGCTGATCGTCGAGGAGGGCACCCAGCTCGCGCGCCGCATCCGACGCGGCGAGGTCCCGATGACCGACGACGACGTGCACGCCGACCGCTACCTGATCGCCGAGGAGACGCTCACGGCCGCGGGGTTCGCCTGGTACGAGGTGTCGAACTGGGCCACCACCGAGGCCGGCCGCTGCCGGCACAACGAGCTGTACTGGCGCGGCGCCGACTGGTGGGGCGCGGGCCCCGGGGCGCACAGCCACGTGGGTGGCGTGCGCTGGTGGAACGTGAAACACCCGGGGGCGTACGCGCAGGCGCTCACCGAGGGGCGCTCGCCGGGCGCGGGCCGCGAGGTGCTGAGCGCCGAGGATCGCCGCGTGGAGCGCATCCTGCTGGAACTGCGCCTCGCGGACGGCTGCCCGCTGGACATCCTCGCCCCCGCCGGCGCACGCGCTGCGGAGCGCGCCCTGTCCGACGGCCTGCTACAGCCGGACCCGTACGAGCGGGGCCGCGCCGTACTGACCCTGCGCGGCCGACTGCTGGCCGACGCGGTGGTGCGGGACCTTGTTGACTGA
- a CDS encoding Uma2 family endonuclease: MSGAKARLVTDIREIFATLEAPGELRAELIRGEIVMTSGPDWVHNMIVLQVQNQIPQNRWYPMQRQDIAIPGEASEPQPDLVVIEHDAFDGRSRLVPAPATTLLLEVVSKTSNHRDHVTKRSIYAAGQVPAYLVIDPYAATCVLLTEPYGAGEAADYRTERTSEFGEPVPIGVLDIELDTSEFGTLPAGP; the protein is encoded by the coding sequence ATGAGTGGTGCGAAGGCCCGTCTGGTGACCGACATCAGGGAGATCTTCGCGACGCTGGAGGCTCCCGGTGAACTCAGGGCGGAGCTGATCCGCGGGGAGATCGTCATGACCAGCGGGCCCGACTGGGTCCACAACATGATCGTTCTGCAGGTGCAGAACCAGATTCCGCAGAACCGCTGGTATCCGATGCAGAGGCAGGACATCGCCATCCCCGGCGAGGCCAGCGAGCCGCAGCCGGACCTCGTCGTCATCGAGCACGACGCCTTCGACGGTCGCTCCCGGCTCGTACCAGCGCCGGCGACCACCCTCCTCCTGGAGGTCGTCTCCAAGACGAGCAATCACCGGGACCACGTCACCAAGCGCTCGATCTACGCCGCCGGGCAGGTCCCCGCGTACCTGGTCATCGACCCGTACGCGGCGACCTGCGTGCTGCTGACCGAGCCGTACGGCGCGGGCGAGGCGGCCGACTACCGAACCGAGCGCACCAGCGAGTTCGGCGAGCCGGTGCCGATCGGTGTGCTGGACATCGAGCTGGACACCTCGGAGTTCGGCACCCTGCCCGCGGGGCCGTAG
- a CDS encoding DUF3097 domain-containing protein, with protein MRSRQYGPDLTPPWKKPTSVPEVAAEVDLVVEEVATGFCGAVIRCEKTAEGPTVTLEDRFGKHRVFPLSPAGFLLEGRPVTLVRPRPGAGAAPAAGGGGKARTASGSIAVPGARARVARAGRIYVEGRHDAELVERVWGDDLRIEGVVVEYLEGVDDLPAIVREFAPAPDARLGVLVDHLVPGSKESRIAAEVSADGGDVLVVGHPYIDIWQAVKPASLGIPAWPVIPRGQDWKTGVCRALGWPENTGAAWQRILGSVRSYKDLEPELLGRVEELIDFVTAPA; from the coding sequence ATGCGCAGCAGACAGTACGGGCCCGACCTGACCCCGCCCTGGAAGAAGCCCACATCCGTGCCCGAGGTGGCGGCCGAGGTGGATCTCGTGGTGGAGGAGGTGGCCACCGGCTTCTGCGGCGCCGTCATCCGCTGCGAGAAGACCGCCGAGGGCCCGACCGTCACCCTGGAAGACCGTTTCGGCAAGCACCGGGTGTTCCCACTGAGCCCGGCCGGCTTCCTGCTGGAGGGCCGCCCGGTCACCCTCGTACGGCCACGGCCCGGCGCCGGCGCGGCGCCGGCGGCCGGGGGTGGCGGGAAGGCGCGCACCGCTTCCGGCTCGATCGCCGTCCCCGGGGCGCGCGCCCGGGTCGCCCGCGCCGGGCGCATCTACGTGGAAGGCCGCCACGACGCCGAGTTGGTCGAGCGGGTGTGGGGCGATGACCTGCGCATCGAGGGCGTGGTCGTGGAGTACCTGGAGGGCGTCGACGACCTGCCCGCCATCGTCCGGGAGTTCGCCCCGGCCCCGGACGCCCGGCTCGGCGTCCTGGTCGACCACCTGGTGCCCGGCTCCAAGGAGTCCCGCATCGCGGCGGAGGTCAGCGCGGACGGCGGCGACGTGCTCGTCGTCGGGCACCCGTACATCGACATCTGGCAGGCCGTGAAGCCCGCCTCGCTGGGCATCCCCGCCTGGCCCGTGATCCCGCGCGGCCAGGACTGGAAGACGGGCGTGTGCCGCGCCCTGGGCTGGCCGGAGAACACGGGCGCGGCCTGGCAGCGGATCCTGGGCTCGGTCCGCTCGTACAAGGACCTGGAGCCGGAACTGTTGGGCCGGGTCGAGGAGTTGATCGACTTCGTCACGGCCCCGGCGTGA
- a CDS encoding MBL fold metallo-hydrolase encodes MDSVTEERVRERWEVLAPDVARRRLPGWDATVGAVAGPEGVLVVDTGATLREGAEIRREVRALFGRPVTHVALTHPHFDHVLGTAAFAGVQVYGAAGLADVLERGREALRADAVRHGADPEAVAEAVDLLVCPRHSVSGEVTVGLGAGRQVLLANVGPGHTGHDLTVLVPGRPEVVFCGDLVEESGEPQAGPDAVPARWPAALDRLLTLGGEDAVYVPGHGAVVDAAYVRAQRAELARRYATAP; translated from the coding sequence ATGGACAGCGTGACGGAAGAGCGCGTACGCGAGCGCTGGGAGGTGCTCGCGCCGGATGTCGCCCGGCGCCGGCTGCCCGGCTGGGACGCCACGGTCGGGGCCGTGGCCGGCCCGGAGGGCGTCCTCGTGGTGGACACCGGGGCGACGCTGCGTGAGGGCGCCGAGATCCGCCGGGAGGTGCGCGCCCTGTTCGGCCGCCCGGTCACCCACGTCGCCCTCACCCACCCGCACTTCGACCACGTGCTCGGCACGGCCGCCTTCGCCGGCGTACAGGTATACGGGGCGGCGGGGCTCGCGGACGTGCTGGAGCGGGGGCGGGAGGCGTTGCGCGCGGACGCGGTGCGCCACGGCGCCGACCCCGAGGCGGTCGCCGAGGCCGTCGACCTGCTGGTCTGCCCCCGGCACTCGGTGAGCGGCGAGGTGACCGTCGGGCTCGGCGCCGGACGCCAGGTGCTGCTGGCCAACGTCGGCCCCGGCCACACCGGGCACGACCTGACCGTCCTGGTACCGGGCCGGCCCGAGGTCGTCTTCTGCGGCGACCTGGTCGAGGAGTCCGGCGAACCGCAGGCGGGCCCGGACGCGGTCCCGGCCCGGTGGCCGGCGGCCCTCGACCGGCTGCTGACGCTCGGCGGCGAGGACGCGGTGTACGTGCCGGGGCACGGGGCGGTCGTGGACGCGGCGTACGTCCGCGCGCAGCGCGCGGAGTTGGCCCGCCGCTACGCGACGGCGCCCTGA
- the hrcA gene encoding heat-inducible transcriptional repressor HrcA → MLSERRLEVLRAIVQDYVGTEEPVGSKALTERHQLGVSPATVRNDMAALEDEGFIAQPHTSAGRIPTDKGYRLFVDRLAGVKPLSPAERRAIQNFLDGAVDLDDVVGRTVRLLAQLTRQVAVVQYPSLTRSTVRHVELLALAPARVMLVLITDTGRVEQRMVDCPAPVGETALADLRARLNSRVVGRRFADVPQLVQDLPESFEQEDRGTVSTVLATLLETLVEETEERLMIGGTANLTRFGHDFPLTIRPVLEALEEQVVLLKLLGEAKDSGMTVRIGHENAHEGLNSTSVVAVGYGSGDEAVAKLGVVGPTRMDYPGTMGAVRAVARYVGQILAES, encoded by the coding sequence GTGCTGAGCGAACGCAGACTTGAGGTTCTTCGCGCCATCGTCCAGGACTACGTCGGCACGGAGGAGCCGGTGGGCTCCAAGGCGCTGACCGAGCGGCACCAGCTCGGCGTCTCGCCGGCCACGGTGCGTAACGACATGGCCGCGCTTGAGGACGAGGGCTTCATCGCCCAGCCGCACACCAGCGCCGGCCGCATCCCCACCGACAAGGGCTACCGCCTGTTCGTGGACCGGCTGGCCGGTGTGAAGCCGCTCTCACCGGCGGAGCGCCGGGCCATCCAGAACTTTTTGGACGGCGCGGTGGACCTCGATGACGTGGTGGGGCGCACGGTGCGGTTGCTCGCCCAGCTCACCCGGCAGGTCGCGGTGGTGCAGTACCCGTCGCTGACCCGCTCCACGGTGCGCCACGTCGAGTTGCTCGCGCTCGCTCCCGCCCGCGTGATGCTCGTACTGATCACCGACACGGGCCGGGTCGAGCAGCGGATGGTGGACTGCCCGGCGCCCGTGGGCGAGACGGCCCTGGCGGACCTGCGGGCGCGCCTGAACAGTCGGGTGGTCGGGCGCAGGTTCGCGGACGTGCCGCAACTCGTGCAGGACCTGCCGGAATCGTTTGAGCAGGAGGACCGGGGTACGGTCTCCACGGTCCTCGCGACGCTGCTTGAGACGCTGGTCGAGGAGACCGAAGAGCGGCTGATGATCGGCGGCACGGCCAACCTCACCCGGTTCGGCCACGACTTCCCGCTCACCATCCGGCCGGTGCTCGAGGCCCTGGAGGAGCAGGTCGTCCTCCTGAAGCTGCTCGGCGAGGCCAAGGATTCGGGCATGACCGTGCGAATCGGTCATGAGAACGCTCACGAGGGCCTGAACTCCACATCCGTGGTCGCTGTCGGCTACGGTTCGGGCGACGAGGCAGTCGCAAAACTCGGCGTGGTCGGACCGACCCGCATGGACTACCCCGGAACGATGGGAGCGGTACGCGCAGTGGCACGATACGTCGGACAGATCCTGGCGGAGTCGTAA